DNA sequence from the Cucumis melo cultivar AY chromosome 6, USDA_Cmelo_AY_1.0, whole genome shotgun sequence genome:
GGATCTTTTGAGGCTGAATGCAAGAAATTTGTCTACTATGAGATATGAAAGTGTACAAGATGAATTGAGAGTGGAACTACTATGTCAAAATTTGAAATAGCCCCAATCATGTTTCTCTGTTTTCTCAGTCTGCTAGTATTGTTTGCACAAGAAGGGCTTCACAAAGAACGGACACACTCAATTGAGTCAAATACTCCCACTGTGGATTTCAGAGTTTCAGATTAAAGGGAACAAAATAATTCTGACTTGCCTGCTTGACGACAAAGAATGGTTCCCTTGGATGATATACAAGTTTGATGGGTCTAGAGATTCCTTGAAATAGAGTCGGTGAATTAACATTTCTCAATACTTCTTTCAGCTGAGAACTTATGATCACTGCTTGAACAGCAGCAATGTCTGTAATGATCTTTTCTGACTCTGCAAAATGTAGATCCACATCAAGCAATCAACGTTATGACTTATGAGAAGGCCCACATTTCAATTTGATACTATAGTTATCAGGACTCTCGGGATAGCAGGACAAGTATAAGCCTAAGCACAATCTTCCGGAGATCGTCAAGTAGtaaaaaatttatcttttatttcTGAAACTATGTAGCATTGACACTAACCTTTTCCATCAACTAGTTTTCTATCTAATGAAGCTGTTCAAGTATGAAACTACCTTCCCCATGCAAAATTTTTGCAGAGTCGATTCTTAGAGTAAGTTCGTATCCTTCTTTTGCAGGTTCAATGATCTCAACAGCATGAGAGAAGATTTGTTTTACCATCTCAACAGTGTAGGGTGAGAGCCCATCAGATAAAAGAACCCCTTGCGACAACAATGGAGTGGCAATTGACAAGTAAATGTGCTGCGGATCCGGTACGGAAGACTACCAAACAATCAGCAAGCCATCAGGACATTATTTCAAATGTTCAACAGGCATAATCCCAGGTGAATGACAATGGCTGTACCTGGATATGGTACTGAACAGAACCATATTCATGCAAGTGATGCTCAATTTCAGTGGGTTTTTCCAAACTGCAATCATACCCAACAAAAACcttcaaaagatctattttCCAACACAACATATACAATTTAATGCCTAACGACTAAAACCTATTTAAAGTCTCaacaaaactcaatttctcCCTCAACGAACCCATGGAGTTCAAAGAATTTCAGCATATACTGATGCTCATCAGTTTACGTACACGTGAACTTGTTTCTCACCTGTACAGTTTAAGGAGGATCTCCTTCAAAGCTGGTGAAGCTCTTTGAAAGCATGCCATCCTCACAAGAACAAACAGCCTTCTCTACGTTCTTTGTTTTCATACTACATGAGAAGAAATGACTCCAATACATATGCAGTGTACACCTTCCCCCGTCCTTTTTGCTTGAGATAATGACATTATGAGTAAATTCTAAGCTCCACATCCACTCAAAGTTTGGTAACAATGGACGCAACCTACCCATTAGACCATTACCATATCTCTTTTTGTCAGTGACTTATCTATAAAGCAATTATAAGAATTACCCATTTGATGTTCTCCACTTCCTGAAGAACCCTTTGTTTGGTGGCGCTGATTGAAGTTGATTTTGCCGCTAATCCGCGAGCCCTATTTCGAGTTTTAAGTgggttttgcttcaatctcatGCAATCGTTTTGATAGACGTAAGTTCGGAAATTCCATGAAAGCAACAATCTTTTTAAGTTCCCTTCTGGATGAGAGGCTATATAAAAGGAGGATGCAATAATTGATTACTTCCATTAGAACTGGGTCGGTGGTTTAACCTTCTTTTTGGATTTGTGCGCTTCCTCTGGATTTCAAGCCTAGGTTTTTGCagaaagtttttttcttttcttctttcaaataagaaaaaatcACCCCTATAGTTAAACTCTTAATTAGATCACTCTTGTAATTTGCTATTAAAACTTTGATATTCATATGTTGACATCAATACTTAAATCATTGGTTTCAAATGCTTCTTAACAGTGATGTTGAACCCATCCCTTTCACAAACATGTCGATATATTTGTTCTTTAATATGCATCAAATCTTGATCTAAATTCCTTTTGACTATATCAAAATTACTCTAAGAATGATGATCAGAACATTAGaataaattttatgaaaatCAACTTTACTAGACAAATAATTCTTGACAAAATTATTGTCCGTAGAATCACACCCATACATCTTATAAATTGgtaaacttaataaaaaaaagaaagaaaaattatacaaaatactCGTGAATTTATCACACTCCTTaactttgttatttattttaattacatcctaaacttttaatttcatCCGTACATtagttttaacttttaaaataaatggtaaaaaatagagtatttgacaaaatatttacacttagtaataataattaatttattaaaattttcgAAATAGAACTATATAatttgttttagttttgtttgatggAGTTAAAAGAATTTGTTAAAATTTTCtatctttcaaaatattttatttaattattttataactAGAGGTTTTCAAATTTACTCTTCCattctaaaatttctttttgAACCTTAAATTCTCTACCTAATGACCCTCtagtttaaaaaaaagatctaaaacatatttgtaaaagataaatgtaaaattttaatcttgattttaaatgttttatcaaaatttaatatttatttaaaaatttcaatattttttacattttggttcaattttaattttgtgtttatatATCTCATAAATGTAAATTTTCGACAAACTACAAAGAAGTAGATTACGTACCGTTAAACAAACTTATGGAATATAGTTTGATCAAATTAAAACTTTAGAGATGTATAATTATAATAAACTTGAAAGTTAAGAGGTGTAATAGTTCAGAAGTGTTTTgtgctattcttttttttttttaagattgatTTTAACACGTATGGGAGCAATTCTATTACACAGTAACTTTGtcaataattatttgatttataggtaatttaaatttcataaaataaaattatttgaatGTTCACAAATCTTTACACTTAAAATTGATTATGATTATCATAGAGTTAAAAGGTGATTTAGAATAGTTAGAGATCACATATTTGAGTGCAACTCCAGAATTAAGTATTTTTAGTGTAATATTGAGATTAGTTTAATATTTGATTCcataattacaaaataaaatttgatttaCTTAAAGGTGAGTCATCAAACAACTAGGGAGTGGagatttgaaagaaaagaatattAAAGGGTGGTAAAGGGGGAAAattatgaaaacaaaaattaagagagagaaatagagtgctaaaacaaaagttaatattaaaaagagaatttaatttttaattaagggagaaaaaaaaaaatcaaaggcAGAGAAATATAAGAGATGCCCAAACATTTTGGGGGACAACAACTTCAATAATCATAGAAAAAGTTTGTTAAATGAAATACattgtaaaagaaaaaggagcatagtattattataaaaggACATAGCCTAAAGGTAGTTTAGAGAAAACATGAAACGCTAGACAAAATTTATAGACTATGTGAAGAAGCTTAAGAAAACCCATGAAAAAGCTTAAAAGGAGTTTAAGAGAACTCGTGGAGAGAGCCTAAAGTGAGTTTAGAGGACTTGAAGGAACTCAAAGAACCCATAAAAGAGTTTAGTAGGAACTGAAATGAGCTTGTGAGGAGCTTAGAGGTAGCTCAAAGAACCCTCAGGAGAGCCTAATGATAGCTTAGATGATTCGTGTAGGACTTAGAGGTTGCTTTGGAAGACCCATCAAGAGTTTAATATTAGCTTAGAAAACCTTGAAAGAGTTTAGTGGTAGCTTAGAGCGGGAGAGTCTTGGAACAGCGTAGAAGCCTCGTGAAAGAGCTTAGAGAACCCAGAAGGGAGCCTGATGGAGCTTGAGAGGAACCATGAGAAGGATCTATTGAGAAATTGAGTGATTGATACACTTAAGCAATAAGCACCACCTCAAGTGGTGACGGTGTAACTATCAAGCAAATACTAACTCATtgatttcaaaaattaaaaggaCAATTATGAGCTCAAGTGTCCTATACACATTAGTATCTTATATAAATGACTAAAAAAACATAGTCGAAGATATGTCTAAAACCCAATATTATTTCAATTGTCAAGTTACTCACAAATTTAAGACTGACTCGAGCATCAAAGTGTGTTTGACTTTGCCtataaaagaaattgcaaagatcttgaatttctaaaggaaaaaaaaattgcaaaaaagtaaatataaatacaatatcTAAATTCTTTACTACGTAAACATCTAGATATGTATTCCATTTTATACTCAGATAAATCTAATAAACTCGAATACATAAAAACTCATTcaaataactataaatatagaTTTAGATAAGCTACCTCTTTGACCTAAAACAtcttaattatttataattacaTAAAAAATATGTTATCGATAGTTGAATTGGTTAATTCACCACGTCTTAtcatattttatataaatatactaaTTCTCCCACCTAACATAAGTagtgtaaatataaaaataaaaaggaaaacaactaattaaattacaaaaatgacCATAAGATTGACATAGTCATCCTCCAACATATTCATTCATATGTTGTTGTATATGATGATAAAAATGGGAATTTGGCAATTAATGGGATTACTAAGAACCCAATAATTTAATTGGAAAGTACTAAATAAGTAATTATGGTCCAAAAAACAAACAATACTGACGACatgaattaatattaaaataacattaatGTATATAATGTATACAGATGTGATAACCGACAGTTTATGAGCAACGAATTTAACGAACACCCGCCATCGGGACCCGCATATGTCTCATCCATTCTTAATTCTATCCAATTTTAGCCGTCCGATTCCACACCATTATTCGATATCACTATTGGCCAATCACAACAAAGTAAACGCCTTcgtctctctttctttcttttaattgctttttattttatttgtttttgcGCGATCTGTACAACGCATCACTTCATAGcaaaattcacaatttttatttttgagttAGAATTTCGTTCCGTTATGTTATAGTATGAAATCcccacttttttattttttaattttgaagatCTTTTTGATTTGGGTTTTGGTGTGGACTTGAGTTTCTGTCACTGTCTtcggaatctatctattctaatccctttttttgttgttgttcatAGCTTTGTTTGCTTGGAATTTTAGATCGGGGGTTTTACTTTCCgataagggtttttttttttttttttttatggggTTGTTGGGTTCATAAATTTTTGAACCCGCGAGCGTTGACCCAGTTGCGAAATCGGAGTTTCCcgaaaaaaaatttcattttctttttcattggGGTTCAGATGAAGTGGATTTCTGAGATGAGTCGATTCAGAAATCCCAAATCTGGGTCCGATTTTTGGTGTAGTTGATAGGGTAAATTTTCGATTGGATTTGTAGTTAGCGAGAGTTTTGAACTATGGATGGCGATTCTAAGGATGTTAATGGCTGTAAAGAGAAGACTATGGACTCTGCAGCTGCCGGAGAAGTTGGGGATCACAGTAACGGCGAAGAATACAGTGAATCGAATGCCCTATTGCCGCCGCGCCGCGGTGGAATGTCGAGGAAATTGAATAAGCCGAGGATGAAAGTTCGGTGGAATGATAGTAATGGTAATAACCTAGCAGAGATTTTGGAGTTTCAACCAAGGTAGCTAAACAgtctttttttccctttttggtTGCATTTTGATGGTTTTTTTGGGcatgtttttttgttgtttaggGAAGATGGGTTCACTGTTCTTGttctctttttttacgtttagaGCATTAGAATCTGGGACTCTGAGTCGCGGTTTATATTTGAACTCGAGATGTTGAAGAAGCTGTAAGTTTCCATATTTGGGAACTGACACTCTGGATTTGGAACTTTGGAACTTGAGTTTAACTCTTTTCACAGTCTTCTTCTAGAAATCCGGTTTTGTAATATGCTGCCTCATCATGAATAGAGCTGATCTCTTATTTTGGCTTTTTCTAGTTCATTGATGACACTTGATTGTTAGGAAAATGCTATTCCAAGCATAGCTTAGTTGAAAGGGCACTAATTATCCTCTCAAGAGTTGATGATTCAATCCCCACCTCAATAATTGTTAAgctcaaaaaagaaaattaatcgTCACGTCTACAAACTTCTCTTATCTCTGCATTGGAGCTTGCATATGTTTCTTTAGCATCTACTTGAAGTGGCTTGGATGGTTTGTACTTCATTTTTGGTGATGCTTTCTGACATAATTGGTTGTGTTCTTAGACTAAAGTTTTCAAGTAGATGAAGTCTATTTTGAACATGATGAATGGTGTTGTGGATTGCGAATTTCATTGCTTTTAGATTTGTCATTTATTTCGGTCTTTCTGTTGTCTGTTGTACAGTGACGTGAGCGACTCCGGTGACGAGGAGGCTGATTCTTGCAGCTGTATAATTATGTAGATTATTACATCAGATATTAGTATATAATGACAAGAACAATGTGGTTGCTTTACGACTAAACTGATAATAATTGGAGATGTTTCTGACTGTATACCAGATTGCTGTGCTACTACAACGACTGCCAGAGACGTTCAAAGATCGGTTCAATGATATGTTGTTACACCACGCAGTTTCTCGCGATGTGTCCCAGTGACATCTTGTACTGTTTCGGTTTTTTCAAATTAGTAAGATGACCTTCCAGGTGACAATATACTATATGGATGATGATCATATATATTGATATTATTAAGTGAAACATTCAGATTAGTTGAGCTTTTGACAGTGCAAATATACATTGTGTAATGCCAACACTTGGAATTTTTCATATACTCATCATGAATTCTAGAGCTTCGCTTCTCCACCTTTTCCCTCTGTGGTTTATCTCTCCCGATATCGAGATTTTGTGAATGTTCTTGTTATATAATAAGAAACTCAAAGAACCATGTGTTTCCAACCTTTCTATGATTAAGAGTGTCTCAATCGCCTTTCTAAGTGGTTCAAACACATAGAAAACTCAAAAAAGTCGTCGAGCGGTAAATAAAATAACTATATGTTCTTTTAAGTTAAAGCTGTAAGATTGAGCAGATATATTGTTCTACTGTATCGATCAAAGAGACAAACTTTAAACTTCGATTTTGTTGTATTAGTTAAATTACACACTTAAAATAGCTATACTCTTACAGAGTTTCAATTACACCATTCAACAGTTTTCTAGATAAATAATGACCAATAATGAGCAACTATCgaacaaaattacaaaacaGCATATGTAACCTGACATTTAGCTTTATTTTGTCATCTTTTATGGGATGGTCACTCTACTCTTTCCTCTTTTATGATGGATTCATCATTTAAAGTAATACACAGACATAAATATAGAAAGGGGTTGTAAATTCAAAATTGTTATGTGATGTCACTGATCTTAACTAATACGAACATGAAAACTGAGAATTCTTTTCCTTCCTAAATGATACCAATATATTAagcattaataaaaatgaagtgtctcttttgttttatttcatgaaaaatcttttctttttagttttacaGCTCTGACTTGGTCAGTACCTGGTCGAACTGTTTGTGCCAATGAATAATAGATAAAATTGTTTGTTTGATTTGAAAACtagcttttaaaaaaaaatgatagaatCAATGCTCGAAATTTCACCATTCTTTTATGATTGGATCATTTGAGGACTTATTTTGCAAAAATGGGTAGCAGTTTAAGATAATGCAGAAAATAGATAGAATTGTGAAAGCTATGGATATTTTTAGCAAAATCCTGTATTAATGCATGAAGCatagaaatgaaaagaaaaagacaactTGATTGAGTTGCAAGAATTAATGGCTGTTTAATCCGGCCATGTCCTTGTTTCTCGTATAGTTGTTGTGATGGAGAAGGTTGGATCAGCCACATCTATCTCATGTTGTCCTCTGTCAAATAACTAACAAAAGAAAGAATCACCATTCAACCTCTGTCACCATCAAATCTCCTTAAACCTCTCTGTTTTAAGAGAAATGTTCGCCTCATCTTCCACTTCTCTCCCGTTGAATATCTAAGAGAAGGaaagaggaaaaaggaaaaaaaaaaaaaaaaaaagaagaagaagagaaaaagaaacagAGGAAGAAGTGAAATTGGGATCGTTCCAGTCCTCCCAAATGGGGCACAGCCACAACGTCCGCCGTGAGTCCTTGTCAGGTCACTTATCCGTGGCCCGACCGGACTACCACGTCGACGTTTTCGAGAACGATCTGGTATGGCCCTTCAACAAGCTCGACGGAATTGACCGTGATAACGTCCGTGAGACCGCCTACGAGATCTTCTTCACGGCTTGCCGCTCCTCGCCGGGCTTCGGAGGTCGGAACGCTCTCGCATTTTACTCCTCTTCTAATAATGACAATGCCGATGGCGCCTCGGGCCCGAAGCCTAATGGGGTTGTGATGACACCCACTAGTCGGATCAAACGAGCACTTGGGTTGAAGATGTTGAAGCGGTCGCCATCTAGGAGAATGTCGTCCGGCGGAAATAGCGGTTCGAATCCATCTTCCCCTAGTTCTCATTGTTCCAGTGGGTCGAGCCCTGCTTTGTCGTATACTTTGCCGTCACCAAGACCGCGCCGGCCAATGACGTCGGCTGAGATTATGAGGCAGCAGATGAAGGTTACAGAGCAGAGTGATAATAGGCTTAGGAAAACTCTCATGAGGACTCTTGTTGGCCAAGTacatttcttctttcatttctaatttcttcGTAATGTGTAATCTTTGTGCTTGTGTTTAAAAGCTTCTGGCTCTAGTTGTAACTTTTTGCTTACTATGAACAGATGGGAAGACGAGCGGAGACCATAATTCTTCCATTGGAGCTTTTAAGACATCTAAAGCCATCCGAATTCACCGACGCAAATGAATACCATTTATGGCAGAAACGACAGTTAAAGATTCTTGAGGCAGGGCTTCTTCTTCACCCTTCCATTGCACTTGATAAATCAAACACATTTGCAATGCGTCTTAGGGAGATCATTCGTGGGTGTGAATCGAAGCCGATTGACACTGGGAAAAACTCTGACACTATGAGAACGCTTTGCAATTCTGTTGTGTCATTGTCTTGGCGCAGTGCTAACGGAACTCCAACGGATGTGTGCCATTGGGCGGATGGTTTCCCTCTCAACATTCACATCTACATTGCTCTTCTTCAAGCCATCTTTGACGTCAGAGACGAGACACTAGTACTTGACGAGGTAGACGAACTTCTCGAGCTAATGAAGAAGACATGGTCAACGTTGGGAATCACTAGGCCAGTTCACAATGTATGTTTCACATGGGCATTGTTCCAACAGTATGTTGTGACAGCACAGCTTGAGCCAGACCTTCTATGTGCTGCTCATGCTATGTTGGCAGAGGTGGCCAACGATGCCAAGAAGCCAGATCGTGAAGCGGTATATGTTAAGCTTTTGTCATCAGTGTTGTCATCGATGCAGGGTTGGGCAGAGAAAAGGTTACTTCATTACCATGATTATTTCCAGAGGGGGACGGTTGGTCAGGTAGAAAACCTTCTTCCCTTAGCCTTATCTGCATCAAAGATTCTAGGTGAAGATGTTACCATCACAGAAGGGGCAGGGAAAAACGAGGGAGATATATTGGTGGTGGATTCTTCTGGTGATCGTGTCGATTACTACATCCGATGTTCAGTAAGGAATGCGTTTGCCAAGGTTCTCATCTCATCCATTATTAGCTTTAGTAATCATATTTGTTCAATCATTTAAGACATTCATTACAATCTCACTGCAATTTAGGTACTTGAGAATGGGAACCTCAAGGAAGTAAAAGGTGAGGTGAGCGAAGCTTTGCTTCAGTTGGCAAAAGAAACAGAGGATTTGGCATTAAAAGAACGGGAAAGCTTCAGTCCTATACTAAAGAAATGGCATCCAACAGCAGTAGGAGTTGCGGCAGTTACATTGCACAATTGCTATGGTACTATGTTGAAGCAATATCTAGGTGGTGTTTCTACGTTAACGAGCGAGACAATAGGTGTTTTGCATAGGGCCGGAAAATTAGAGAAGGTGCTAGTTCAAATGGTGGTCGAGGATTCTGCTGATTGTGACGACGGTGGCAAGGCTATTGTCAGAGAGATGGTTCCTTTTGAAGTTGATTCCATTATAATGAACCTCTTAAAAAAATGGGTTGATGAGAggttaaagaaacaaaaagagtGTCTTAGCAGAGCAAAAGAATCAGAAGTAAGTGAGAACAGTGATAGTGTCCTTCCAACTTGTAATAAAGCTTCATCTTTGAATTTTATTTGGTATCAGCAAGtaatctttttcaatttttttttctt
Encoded proteins:
- the LOC103483558 gene encoding uncharacterized protein LOC103483558 isoform X1, with protein sequence MDGDSKDVNGCKEKTMDSAAAGEVGDHSNGEEYSESNALLPPRRGGMSRKLNKPRMKVRWNDSNGNNLAEILEFQPRLLCYYNDCQRRSKIGSMICCYTTQFLAMCPSDILYCFGFFKLVR
- the LOC103483558 gene encoding uncharacterized protein LOC103483558 isoform X2, yielding MDGDSKDVNGCKEKTMDSAAAGEVGDHSNGEEYSESNALLPPRRGGMSRKLNKPRMKVRWNDSNGNNLAEILEFQPSDVSDSGDEEADSCSYCCATTTTARDVQRSVQ
- the LOC103483561 gene encoding protein unc-13 homolog; its protein translation is MGHSHNVRRESLSGHLSVARPDYHVDVFENDLVWPFNKLDGIDRDNVRETAYEIFFTACRSSPGFGGRNALAFYSSSNNDNADGASGPKPNGVVMTPTSRIKRALGLKMLKRSPSRRMSSGGNSGSNPSSPSSHCSSGSSPALSYTLPSPRPRRPMTSAEIMRQQMKVTEQSDNRLRKTLMRTLVGQMGRRAETIILPLELLRHLKPSEFTDANEYHLWQKRQLKILEAGLLLHPSIALDKSNTFAMRLREIIRGCESKPIDTGKNSDTMRTLCNSVVSLSWRSANGTPTDVCHWADGFPLNIHIYIALLQAIFDVRDETLVLDEVDELLELMKKTWSTLGITRPVHNVCFTWALFQQYVVTAQLEPDLLCAAHAMLAEVANDAKKPDREAVYVKLLSSVLSSMQGWAEKRLLHYHDYFQRGTVGQVENLLPLALSASKILGEDVTITEGAGKNEGDILVVDSSGDRVDYYIRCSVRNAFAKVLENGNLKEVKGEVSEALLQLAKETEDLALKERESFSPILKKWHPTAVGVAAVTLHNCYGTMLKQYLGGVSTLTSETIGVLHRAGKLEKVLVQMVVEDSADCDDGGKAIVREMVPFEVDSIIMNLLKKWVDERLKKQKECLSRAKESETWNPRSKTEPYAQSAVELMKQAKETVEEFFEIPIGVTEDLVQDLAAGLEHIFQDYITFVASCGSKQSYLPQLPPLTRCNRDSKFVKLWKRATPCSVVGEDMNHIGPHEAHHPRPSTSRGTQRLYIRLNTLHYLFSHLHSLDKVLSLSPRVTPPTSNRFSSSRSYSNSSSYFELANSGIEAACQHVSEVAAYRLIFLDSASVFYDCLYVCDVANARIRPALRVLKQNLTLLCAIVTDRAQALAMKEVMRAAFEAFLMVLLAGGSSRVFYRSDHEMIEEDFESLKKVFCACGEGLIAENVVEREAEPVEGVIALMSQITEQLVEDFSIVTCETSGIGVMGSGQKLPMPPTTGRWNRADPNTILRVLCHRNDRPANQFLKRTFQLAKRK